The Methanocella arvoryzae MRE50 genome includes a region encoding these proteins:
- a CDS encoding PadR family transcriptional regulator — protein MTELSNAESALLGLLSEQPMYPYQIEQEVKFRDMRSWTELSMSSIYKLLTKLEKAGMVNRRDEIAENRLRKLYSISDAGREALQAKLTALLREPEHIRWQVDIATYNCDLLPVATVREALTEYRKKLEENIKCYEELRTFMQGIGCPANRLSVAIRPVYLLKGEIEWVDAFLAGLPEGD, from the coding sequence ATGACTGAGCTGTCTAATGCTGAATCCGCCTTACTTGGCCTGCTTTCGGAGCAGCCCATGTATCCTTATCAAATTGAGCAGGAGGTCAAGTTCCGGGACATGCGGTCCTGGACTGAACTCTCCATGTCGTCCATCTACAAGCTGCTGACCAAGCTGGAAAAGGCAGGCATGGTCAACCGCAGGGACGAGATCGCCGAAAACCGGCTTAGGAAGCTCTACTCGATCAGCGATGCCGGCAGGGAAGCGCTGCAAGCCAAGCTCACAGCACTTCTCAGGGAGCCGGAGCACATCCGGTGGCAGGTGGACATCGCCACGTACAACTGTGATCTGCTCCCAGTGGCGACTGTGCGTGAAGCTCTGACTGAATACAGGAAAAAGCTGGAAGAAAACATCAAGTGCTACGAGGAGCTTCGTACGTTTATGCAGGGGATCGGCTGTCCGGCAAACCGGCTGAGCGTTGCCATCCGGCCTGTCTACCTCCTCAAGGGCGAAATCGAATGGGTGGATGCTTTCCTGGCCGGGCTGCCCGAGGGGGATTGA
- a CDS encoding LOG family protein: MKRICVFCGSSPGARQEYIDAAREMGRALARRNIGLVYGGGNVGLMGEIATAAVEAGGEVIGVIPKWLVDREVAFTTLKDLRVVNSMHERKALMAGLSDGFVALPGGLGTMEEFFEAATWAQLGIHKKPCGLLNVCGYYDSLMAFLDHSTEEFFVRPENRKMIMMEEDPDRLIDLFESYSPVFVDKATWALQLTAKARDR; the protein is encoded by the coding sequence ATGAAGCGTATTTGTGTCTTTTGCGGCTCCAGCCCTGGCGCCAGACAGGAGTATATCGACGCTGCCCGGGAGATGGGCAGGGCGCTGGCCCGGCGGAACATTGGGCTGGTTTACGGCGGCGGCAACGTGGGCCTCATGGGCGAGATCGCCACTGCTGCGGTGGAAGCGGGAGGAGAGGTGATCGGCGTCATACCGAAGTGGCTCGTTGACAGAGAAGTCGCATTCACTACGCTAAAAGACCTGCGGGTGGTCAACTCCATGCATGAGCGGAAAGCGCTGATGGCCGGGCTTTCGGACGGCTTCGTGGCGCTGCCGGGCGGGCTGGGGACCATGGAAGAGTTTTTTGAGGCGGCTACCTGGGCCCAGCTCGGGATTCACAAGAAGCCCTGCGGGCTGCTGAACGTATGCGGGTACTATGATAGCCTGATGGCTTTTCTGGACCATTCGACAGAGGAGTTTTTTGTCCGGCCGGAAAACAGGAAAATGATAATGATGGAAGAAGATCCGGACCGGCTGATCGACCTGTTCGAGTCATACAGCCCGGTATTCGTGGACAAGGCGACATGGGCGCTACAGCTCACGGCGAAGGCGAGAGACAGGTGA